DNA sequence from the Brachybacterium sp. P6-10-X1 genome:
GGACAGGTCGGCGGTGCCGGTGTGGCACAGGGTGACGGTCGCGTTGTACTCGCGCCGCGTCAGCAGGGCGCCGATGGAGCGGCCGACCGTGATGCCACGGCCGACGACCACGACGTCCTTGCCGCGAAAGTCGAGACCGTGGCGCTCGACCAGCTCGATGACGGCCCGCGGCGTGCAGGGCAGGGGCGTGTGGATCGGGGTGTAGGCGTTCAGCACCAGGCGGCCGAGGTTCATCGGGTGCAGGCCGTCGGCATCCTTGGCGGGGTCGATCCGCTCGAGGATCGCGTCGGTGTCGATATGCTCCGGAAGCGGCAGCTGGACGATGTACCCGGTGCAGGCGGGGTCCTCGTTCAGCTCGTCGACGAGTGCCTCGACGTCCGCCTGCGCGGCGTCGGCCGGGAGGGTCTTCTGGATCGAGTGCAGGCCGATCTGCTCGCTGTCGCGGTGCTTGCCGCGCACGTAGGCGGCGCTGCCGGGGTCCTCCCCCACCAGGACGGTCGCCAGGCCCGGTCGTTCGTGCCCGGCCTCGACGAGTCGCGCGACGCGCCCGGCGAGCTCCTCCTTGATCGCCTTCGCGGTGGCCTTGCCGTCGAGGATCTGTGCCGTCATGGCGCTCCTTTGATGGGGGTGGGTGGGAGTCGCAGAGAGGTGGTGGGTGGGAGTCGCAGAGGGGCGGTGGGTGGGAGTTGCGGGGTGGGGCGTCGAGGGGACGGCCGTGGGACCCGGCGCTGGTGTGCCGGGCCCCACGGATCGATCAGTACTGCTGCAGATCCGCGTACAGCGGCTTCGCCGCGGCGAGAGCCGCCGTGCGGGCGCGCAGGGTCTCCACGTCGGCGCCCCCGGTCAGCGCCAGGGCGATGACGTCGGCGACCTCGGTGAACTCTGCGGCGCCGAAGCCACGGGTGGCCAGGGCCGGGGTGCCGATGCGCAGGCCCGAGGTGACGCGCGGCGGGCGCGGATCGTTGGGGACCGCATTGCGGTTCACGGTGATGCCGACCTCGTGGAGACGATCCTCGGCCTGCTGGCCGTCGAGCTCGCTGTCGACCAGGTCCACCAGCACGAGGTGGACGTCGGTGCCGCCGGTGAGGACCTTGACGCCGGAGGCCGCGGTGTCCTCGGCCTGCAACCGCTCGGCGAGGATCCTCGCGCCCTCGAGGGTGCGGGCCTGGCGGTCCGCGAACTCCTCGGAGGCGGCGACCTTCAGGGCGACGGCCTTGGCGGCGACGACGTGCATCAGCGGGCCGCCCTGCTGGCCCGGGAACACGGCGGAGTCGATCTTCTTCGCCCACTTCTCGGTGCACAGGATCATGCCGGAGCGAGGGCCGCCGATGGTCTTGTGGATCGTGGTGGAGACGACGTCCGCGTAGGGGACGGGGCTCGGGTGCAGACCGGCCGCGACCAGGCCCGCGAAGTGGGCCATGTCCACCCAGAGGGCGGCGCCGACCTCGTCGGCGATCTCGCGGAAGGCCGCGAAGTCGAGCTGGCGGGTGTAGGCGGACCAGCCGGCGACGATGACCTTGGGCTGCTCGGCGACGGCGAGCTCGCGCACCGCGTCCATGTCGATCAGACCGGTTGCGGGATCGGTCTCGTAGGCGACGATGTCGTACAGGCGGCCGGAGAAGTTGATCTTCATGCCGTGGGTGAGGTGGCCGCCGTGGGCGAGCGAGAGGCCCATCAGCTTGTCGCCGGGACGGGCCAGGGCGTGCATCACGGCGGCGTTCGCGGTGGCGCCCGAGTGGGGCTGGACGTTGACGTGCTCGGCACCGAAGAGGTCCTTCGCGCGCTGGATCGCGATCTCCTCGGCGACGTCGACCTCCTCGCAGCCGCCGTAGTAGCGACGACCCGGATACCCCTCGGCGTACTTGTTGGTCAGGACGGATCCCTGGGTCTGGAGCACGGCGCGCGGGACGAAGTTCTCGCTGGCGATCATCTCCAGCGTGCGCTGCTGGCGGGCGAGCTCACGATCGAGGACGCCGGCGATGTCCGGGTCGAGTTCGGCGAGGGACTGGTCGAGGACGTTCACGGGGCCTCCTGCGGTGACGGGCGGGACGACGGCGGGCGCCGCCCCCATATCCTAGGCCGAGCTCACAGCTGCAGGCCCAGTCGGACGGGTTCCGGGACCAGTCGGATCCCGTAGGCCTGCTCGACGCGGACCTGCACGTCGCGCGCGAGGGCGACGAGCTCCTCGCTGCTCGCGCCGCCGCGGTTGGTCAGGGCCAGCGAATGCTTGGTCGAGACCGCGGCCCGCCCGCCCACCGCGTGCCCGCGCTCGATACCGGCGTGGCTGATCAGCCACGCCGCGCTGGTCTTCACGCGGCCGTCCCCGACGTCGTAGCGCGGCGCCTCCTGGGGCAGATCCGCGGCCCGCTCGG
Encoded proteins:
- the glyA gene encoding serine hydroxymethyltransferase — its product is MNVLDQSLAELDPDIAGVLDRELARQQRTLEMIASENFVPRAVLQTQGSVLTNKYAEGYPGRRYYGGCEEVDVAEEIAIQRAKDLFGAEHVNVQPHSGATANAAVMHALARPGDKLMGLSLAHGGHLTHGMKINFSGRLYDIVAYETDPATGLIDMDAVRELAVAEQPKVIVAGWSAYTRQLDFAAFREIADEVGAALWVDMAHFAGLVAAGLHPSPVPYADVVSTTIHKTIGGPRSGMILCTEKWAKKIDSAVFPGQQGGPLMHVVAAKAVALKVAASEEFADRQARTLEGARILAERLQAEDTAASGVKVLTGGTDVHLVLVDLVDSELDGQQAEDRLHEVGITVNRNAVPNDPRPPRVTSGLRIGTPALATRGFGAAEFTEVADVIALALTGGADVETLRARTAALAAAKPLYADLQQY
- a CDS encoding bifunctional methylenetetrahydrofolate dehydrogenase/methenyltetrahydrofolate cyclohydrolase, with amino-acid sequence MTAQILDGKATAKAIKEELAGRVARLVEAGHERPGLATVLVGEDPGSAAYVRGKHRDSEQIGLHSIQKTLPADAAQADVEALVDELNEDPACTGYIVQLPLPEHIDTDAILERIDPAKDADGLHPMNLGRLVLNAYTPIHTPLPCTPRAVIELVERHGLDFRGKDVVVVGRGITVGRSIGALLTRREYNATVTLCHTGTADLSAQLRRADVIVAAAGSAHLVRPEDVKHGAIVLDVGVSRREDPAGGKAKLIGDVDPDVVDVAAWLSPNPGGVGPMTRALLMKNVVEAAERAAGIEETA